A DNA window from Impatiens glandulifera chromosome 7, dImpGla2.1, whole genome shotgun sequence contains the following coding sequences:
- the LOC124910007 gene encoding WAT1-related protein At3g30340-like, which produces MVSFEQSKPFVAMIVVNFVLATVNVLFKKIIINGGMSHLVIVTYRQSVAAIFLSPLAYFRERNDGHKLTLHVVCNLFLNALIGATLVQYLFLVGLDYTSVTFSMAFLNMVPINTFVLAIFFGMEKANAKSRAGWAKILGALVSIGGVLVLSLYKGMAFGIKEVDREDLDRENKKRTIGIIVLAVGSLMWSSWFLMQAEIGKIYPCPYSSTAMLSFFSAIQSAVLTLIVERKSSSSWIPKGIFDISSVIYAGMMGSGLCYVVMSWCVKKKGPVFTAAFSPTIQIFVAIFDVFILLEQIHLGCIIGSIFVVIGMYILLWGKSHESTVINPSLQKDGEKDGNKMEILIGEK; this is translated from the exons ATGGTTAGCTTTGAACAAAGTAAGCCATTTGTTGCCATGATAGTTGTGAACTTTGTTCTAGCAACTGTCAATGTTCTTTTCAAGAAGATTATCATCAATGGTGGAATGAGTCATTTAGTAATTGTCACCTATAGACAATCTGTTGCTGCCATTTTCCTTTCTCCATTGGCTTATTTTCGAGAAAG GAATGATGGTCACAAGCTTACCCTTCATGTAGTTTGTAATCTGTTTCTAAACGCGCTTATtgg CGCGACTCTAGTGCAATACTTGTTCTTGGTTGGGTTGGATTATACATCGGTTACGTTTAGTATGGCTTTCCTCAACATGGTCCCAATTAACACATTTGTTTTGGCAATATTCTTTGG gATGGAGAAAGCCAATGCGAAGAGTAGAGCCGGTTGGGCTAAGATTTTGGGAGCATTGGTTTCGATTGGAGGGGTGTTGGTGTTGAGCCTATATAAAGGAATGGCGTTTGGGATCAAGGAAGTGGATCGTGAAGATTTAGATCGCGAGAACAAGAAACGTACCATTGGTATTATAGTTTTGGCGGTTGGAAGTTTAATGTGGTCTTCTTGGTTCCTTATGCAAGCCGAGATTGGAAAGATTTATCCTTGTCCATACTCGAGCACCGCCATGTTGTCTTTTTTCAGCGCAATTCAGTCGGCTGTCTTGACATTGATTGTTGAAAGGAAATCCTCGTCGTCTTGGATTCCCAAGGGCATTTTTGATATATCATCCGTCATATATgca GGAATGATGGGGTCGGGTTTGTGTTACGTTGTAATGTCGTGGTGCGTAAAGAAAAAAGGCCCTGTCTTTACAGCCGCGTTTAGTCCTACCATTCAAATATTCGTCGCAATATTTGATGTCTTCATTTTACTCGAACAAATTCACCTCGGCTG TATTATCGGATCCATATTTGTAGTCATCGGCATGTATATTCTTCTATGGGGTAAGAGCCACGAATCAACAGTTATTAATCCCTCATTGCAGAAAGATGGAGAAAAAGATGGCAACAAAATGGAGATCCTCATAGGAGAAAAATAG